The Spiroplasma apis B31 genomic sequence TCACATTCGAGATTGCAATATAAGTAGTTGTTGAGTTAAATACACTTGAAAGCATAGTTCCTAATGTTACGGATGAAACCAAGATAATTACAAAAAATGGTATCATTTCTAAAAATTGTTTTGGCATAGCAACCAATTCTCAAGTATAAGTTGACCCAAAAAATATTCCAGCCCACAATTGTGTTCAAAGAAAACCTATTATCATAAATATAAATCCCATTATAACAACAGATAAAACAAATGATACAGGCTTAATGGTAGTGGCGCCTATTCGCTTTAATAAAACAGAGTTTTTAAACTCAATTATAGTTTGTGGAATAATAAATATTCCCACTGATATGATCTGAAGAACGGCCAGTGACCCTACCAAGGTGTGCAATAAATCATAATCATTAGTATTTGGATTGAACTTTACACCTTTAAAAGCAAATCCTTCTAAAAATAAAAGTATGATAGGAAATGCCAAGACAAAGAATGGAACTGCAAAACCTTTAAAATAATATTTTAAAAGGAGATTTATCAGTGGTATGTGCTTTCCTTTTTTTCTGCTTGTATTAACGATTTTGTCTATCTTATTTTTTTTCTTTAAAAGATTTTGTTCAATTTCTTCGTTGATATTTTTGGCTGCTTTATCATCTTTAAATCTTTTTCATGTATAGTTGTAAATTGAGCCATGTTCTTTGATAATATCAGATACTAATCCAGCATCTTTGATTTCTCCATCACTTATGTAAATATATTTTTCACATAGGTCTTCAATTTCAGTCATAATGTGGGTAACTAAAAACATCGCTTTATTCTTTTCAATCACATTCTCACGAATAAATTCAAAGATTTCACCACGAACCTCAATATCCAATCCAGTAGATATTTCATCTAATATTACT encodes the following:
- a CDS encoding ABC transporter ATP-binding protein/permease, whose product is MRNETMSLKKQSKEIDLSKPLIELKNITKTYKTKKALNNINLTIMPGDRIGVIGANGGGKSTLSEIIGGIRKPTSGQVIRQENLKIGLQFQESRYPIGITVFDMIKYYLEAFNVPMSEEELTKLLKRYQINPFRNKFLERLSGGQQQRVNILLSMIHNPDLVILDEISTGLDIEVRGEIFEFIRENVIEKNKAMFLVTHIMTEIEDLCEKYIYISDGEIKDAGLVSDIIKEHGSIYNYTWKRFKDDKAAKNINEEIEQNLLKKKNKIDKIVNTSRKKGKHIPLINLLLKYYFKGFAVPFFVLAFPIILLFLEGFAFKGVKFNPNTNDYDLLHTLVGSLAVLQIISVGIFIIPQTIIEFKNSVLLKRIGATTIKPVSFVLSVVIMGFIFMIIGFLWTQLWAGIFFGSTYTWELVAMPKQFLEMIPFFVIILVSSVTLGTMLSSVFNSTTTYIAISNVIYVPIAFLSGSIMPIDLIMNSDILKYATYLNVFKYCIDPFNAAWNGTFDLDTKFCIFLGISIVLAVGYATITSLRLKWEN